In the genome of Deinococcus fonticola, the window CTTGCGCAGTAAGGCGATAGGAGGGGGAAGGCAGGACAAATCCTGCCTTCCCCCTGTTTAGTCGTTCAGGCCATCTGAGTTTGCTGCTGTGCTTTCCAGCGTAAGTTCACTAATCCAGCGACACAGCCCCAAATCAGTCCATGATGTTTGTCCCTGTTGCGGAAAAATTCCTTACAGGAGCGGAACTTTTTTATCCGACAGATCGCATTTTCGGCTGCAATTCTGACCTTTGAGATCTGACGGTTCAGCTCTCGTTCCTCAGTTGTCAGGTCCCCTCCCTTAGGCCGTTTTTTGGGGACGATCGTTTCATGCTCTGGATAGATCTTGTCTAACCCCGTATACCCACGGTCGCCCCATAGGCGAACGCCCGGATGTACATGCTTGACCAGCCGAGATTTCCGTAACAGCTTCATGTCGTGGACGCGACCGCGAGCGGTCGCACTCAGGTGCATGATCTCTCCTTCTGGTGTCACCGCAACCTGCACCTTGAGCGTGTGGGTTCCCTTTTTCACGCTGTAATACCGCTTCTCATCTTTGGGTCTCCCCACCGGCTTCTGGCTCGGCGTCTTCACCTTTTTGACTTTGGGCTGCCCACGAGGTTGTTCTGTTCCATCCACGATTAAGTCCGTCAGTTCAGGGAAAACTTCCAGAAACTCCTCGATGGAACGGATCTTTCGCGGTTTCTTCGTTCCCTTTTTAGGCAACTCATCTGGCTTGGTCTGAAGGGTACGGGGTCGACGGGGAGCAGGCAGAGCCTGCTCTAGGAGGGGCAGATAGGTATGAATGTTGCGGCAGATGTTGGCTTCGTCCAGGTCGAAGAGAATGCCTAAAACATGCATCGTGAAGGTACTGGCGGAGATAGAGCAGCGTGCAGAGCAGGCGTTCTTCACCTTGGAGCTTGAACTGGTTTCCACCGCCAACCGCTCGGATGCGTGTCGGCCTCAGGAGAGAAGCCTAAAGCGGAGTATTCGTCTGCTGGCAGACAAAGCGGTCGAACTCCAGCTTGTTGAGGGCATTGCGCCGTCAACGGTGTTCTACATGTTGAAAAAAACGAAGTCCAGCCGCACCGCAAAAAGCAGTGGTGCATCGCGCAACTGACCGCGCGATTTCTGTGCGAGATGGAACGGGTGCTGGACGTGTACATGCGACCCTATGACGAGCAGAATCCCGTGTTGTGCTTCGATGAACAGCCCTGCTTTCTGATCGGCGACAAACTGGCCCCGGTTCCCATGGAACCGGGTAAGGTCGCCAGGCAAGACTACGAGTATCAGCGTTTCGGGAGTGCCGTCGTGCTCCTGGCCGTTGAACCGCTGACCGGGCGACGCTTCGTCAAAGTTTGTGCCCGCAGAACAGCGGAAGAGTACACCGAATTCATGCAGGAACTGGAACGAGCCTATCCGCAGGCGGCACGCATCACCCTCGTTCAGGACAATCTGAACACTCATCATGGCTCCAGTTTTTACAAGTGGTTGCCGCCAGAAGCCGCTCACCGACTGGTGAACCGCTTCGAATGGATCTATACCCCAAAGCATGCCTCATGGCTGAATATGGCCGAGCTTGAATTCAGTGCGCTTCAACGACAATGCCTGAAGCGGCGTATTCCTACCCTCGAACGACTTCGGGACGAAGTTGAATGCTGGGTGAGCGCCCGAAATGCAGCGGGGGTAAAGATCAATTGGCAATTCTCGACCCAGGATGCCCGTCGCAGCTTTGGTAGGCACTATCAAGCTATCCGAATTAATTGAACGCTGTACTAGCTGCTCTGGGCCTTACTGCGCAATAGGTCTTGAGTCAAGCTGTCCTTTTTGCCGCTCAGTACTTAACCCTAGCCACTTACCGCACCCACCACCGCGCACGCCACCACCACGGCCCACGCGGGAGCCTTTCCGGCCGTCAGCGCGGCGTAGGCCACCAGCGCCAGCGCGAGTTGTGGCGCAGTGTGAATGGCCGACGTGAACACCGGGTCGTACAGGGCGGCCAATAGCAGCCCCACCACGCCAGCATTGAGCCCGGTGAGGGCGCGGCGTGTGTCGGGGCGCCCGGACAGGGCCGACCAGAAGGGGAGAGCGCCGATCATCAGCAGGAGGCCCGGCAGGAAAATCATCACCGTGGCCAGTAGGGCTCCCAGCAGGGGACTGAAACTTGTTTGTGCGGCCCCCAGATACGAGGCGAAGGTGAAGAGCGGCCCCGGCACGGCGTTCGCGGCCCCGTACCCGGCGATGAACGTGTCGGCGCTCAGGAACTGCGGAACGAACCCGGCCTGCAAAAGCGGCAGCACCACGTGTCCCCCGCCGAACACCAGGGCCCCGGCGCGGTAGACCGTGTCGGCCAGGGCGAATTCGGCTCCCAGAGGACGCAGTAGAGGAAGGCCCAGCAGCAGCACGCCGAAGGTCACCAGCAGCATCAGCCCGCTCCGGCGTGAAATTCCGGCTTGCAGGCCAGCCGTCTTCGCTGTGCCGGCTGCGGGAAGAAATCGCCATCCGGTGACTCCGCACAGCACCAGGGCCAGCACCTGCGCCCACGCGCCCGGCCACACCAGCAGGAACGCCGCCGTTCCCAGCGCCAGCGCGGTTTTGACTCGGCCCGGCTCGCCTTCCGCGCTCACCAGGGTGTGCCACATGCCGGCCACCGCCTGCGCCACCACCGCCACCGCCGCGATCTTCAGACCAGTCAACCAGCCCGCGTTGCCCACATCGCCCAGGCGCGTGACCAGCAGCGCAAACGCCACCATCAGCAGCACACTGGGCAGCGTGAAACCCGTCCACGCCGCCAAAGCCCCCGGCCAGCCGCCCAGCATGAAGCCGGTGGCGAACCCCACCTGACTGCTGGCCGGGCCGGGCAGGAACTGCGCCAGCGCCACCGTGTCCGCGTACTGCTCGTCCGAAAGCCACTTGCGGCGCTCGACGAACTCCGCGCGGTAGAACCCCAGGTGCGCCACCGGGCCGCCAAAGGAGGTCAGGCCCAGTTTCAGGAAGGTCGTGAAAAGGTCAGCGACGGGAACGCGCACGCCCTCAGGGTAAGGGGTTTTCGTCAAGCCGGCGTGCTCCCAACCAGCGTTCCCAGGTCACCCACATCGGCTCGGCCAGGTAGCCCAGGCGGGTATTCACACGCAACATGGGCAGGTTCAGCACGGTGCCGCCCGTTGCGGCGTGCGTGTAGCCGCTGTTCTTTGCCCAGTGCAGCGCGTGCGCTTTGAGCAGGGTCGCCAGTCCTCTGGAGCGGTGAGCCGGGTGCGTGGCCGTGAATTCACTCTCGACTTCCGGCCCCCGCCCCTTGCGGTTCCCCAGGGTCAGGCGCGTCAGGGCCACGATTTCCTGCTTATGCCGCACGACGAAGGCCCTTTCCTCTCGTTGAATCATGCTTCGCAGACCCTTCAGATCAAGCTGATCCGGCGTCGTGGTGGGGTTGCGCGGCATGGCCCGTTCACCCTGCCGGTGAAGCTGATAAAGGGCGGCCCACTCGCTTTCCGGGGCCTCATTGTCCCACCGCTCGACCTCATACCCTTGCAGAAAAAGCTGTTCGTCCAGGGCGCGGAACCGCTCGAAATCGAAGGCCCTCAGATTCAGGTGTGCGCCCCAGGACTGCCAGGCGTGGCGGAACCCCGCCGCGTGAAAAAACGCCATCTGCTCGCTGAAGTCCTCGCGGGCGACCCCCAGCAGGCGCGTGAACCCAGCGGGCAGATCGGCCAGCAGCGCCAGAAAAAGCGGCGTGAACAGCCGCCTGTCTCCGGCCAGGTCGAGGCGCAGGGCATCCGGTGCCCCTTCACCGAAAGGCGAGAGCCGGGCAGTCGCCAGGAGTTCACCGTTCTGAACGGCCACCAGTCGCCGCCTGTGCGGGTCTTCGCTTTCCCGGAATTGCTCTGCACCATACACCCACTGACCGCGCACGCTTTCGGTCACCAGTCTCGCCACCTCCTGCGCGTCGGCATGCTGGAAGGGGCGCACTTTCACGCTTCAAGCTCCCAGGCGATCCAGTCCGGTTCGATGTTGGCCCCCAGACGGCGCAGCACGCCCAGGTAGGCGGCGTCACGCTGGCTGCCGGCGGTATTCAGGAAAGTGATGCCTTGACTTTGCAGGGTGCGGGCCACCTGGGCCAGCAGGGCAGTGGCCAGGCC includes:
- a CDS encoding GNAT family N-acetyltransferase — translated: MKVRPFQHADAQEVARLVTESVRGQWVYGAEQFRESEDPHRRRLVAVQNGELLATARLSPFGEGAPDALRLDLAGDRRLFTPLFLALLADLPAGFTRLLGVAREDFSEQMAFFHAAGFRHAWQSWGAHLNLRAFDFERFRALDEQLFLQGYEVERWDNEAPESEWAALYQLHRQGERAMPRNPTTTPDQLDLKGLRSMIQREERAFVVRHKQEIVALTRLTLGNRKGRGPEVESEFTATHPAHRSRGLATLLKAHALHWAKNSGYTHAATGGTVLNLPMLRVNTRLGYLAEPMWVTWERWLGARRLDENPLP
- a CDS encoding IS630 family transposase — its product is MTARFLCEMERVLDVYMRPYDEQNPVLCFDEQPCFLIGDKLAPVPMEPGKVARQDYEYQRFGSAVVLLAVEPLTGRRFVKVCARRTAEEYTEFMQELERAYPQAARITLVQDNLNTHHGSSFYKWLPPEAAHRLVNRFEWIYTPKHASWLNMAELEFSALQRQCLKRRIPTLERLRDEVECWVSARNAAGVKINWQFSTQDARRSFGRHYQAIRIN
- the chrA gene encoding chromate efflux transporter, with the translated sequence MTKTPYPEGVRVPVADLFTTFLKLGLTSFGGPVAHLGFYRAEFVERRKWLSDEQYADTVALAQFLPGPASSQVGFATGFMLGGWPGALAAWTGFTLPSVLLMVAFALLVTRLGDVGNAGWLTGLKIAAVAVVAQAVAGMWHTLVSAEGEPGRVKTALALGTAAFLLVWPGAWAQVLALVLCGVTGWRFLPAAGTAKTAGLQAGISRRSGLMLLVTFGVLLLGLPLLRPLGAEFALADTVYRAGALVFGGGHVVLPLLQAGFVPQFLSADTFIAGYGAANAVPGPLFTFASYLGAAQTSFSPLLGALLATVMIFLPGLLLMIGALPFWSALSGRPDTRRALTGLNAGVVGLLLAALYDPVFTSAIHTAPQLALALVAYAALTAGKAPAWAVVVACAVVGAVSG